From the genome of Leptolyngbya subtilissima AS-A7, one region includes:
- a CDS encoding DUF1579 domain-containing protein: MHVQPQTEHQWLDQLVGEWVSECECIMGPDQPPSTTHGKEVVRSLDGIWVVAEGESEMPDGGTGTTLMTLGYDPETQRYTGTYVGSMMTHLWVYNGSLDEAKKVLTLETEGPDFNGNSMTQYKDIIEFLADDHRTMTSQILTDDGQWQQFMITHFRRQ; the protein is encoded by the coding sequence ATGCACGTTCAACCACAGACAGAACACCAGTGGCTAGACCAACTAGTTGGCGAATGGGTGAGTGAGTGCGAGTGCATCATGGGGCCAGATCAGCCCCCATCAACGACTCATGGCAAAGAGGTAGTTCGCTCCCTAGATGGCATTTGGGTTGTAGCCGAGGGCGAAAGTGAAATGCCCGATGGCGGCACCGGTACTACCCTGATGACCCTGGGGTATGATCCCGAAACCCAGCGTTATACGGGCACCTATGTCGGCTCGATGATGACCCATCTGTGGGTATATAACGGCTCTTTAGATGAGGCAAAAAAGGTCTTAACGCTAGAAACTGAAGGGCCTGATTTCAACGGAAATTCAATGACCCAGTATAAGGACATTATTGAGTTTTTGGCTGATGACCACCGCACCATGACGTCGCAAATTTTGACCGATGATGGTCAGTGGCAACAGTTTATGATCACCCACTTTCGGCGACAGTAG
- a CDS encoding YciI family protein: MKFICLGYFDETQWDRLSEDEQGELMADCFAYDDELRRGGHFIGGEALQSVRNAATLRYQNGQVVVTDGPFAETKEQIGGILMLEARDLNHAIQLMSHHPGVRNGPFEIRPADEEINAQVNERQALQVNLQ, translated from the coding sequence ATGAAATTCATCTGTCTGGGCTACTTCGACGAAACGCAGTGGGACAGGCTTTCTGAAGACGAACAAGGAGAGCTAATGGCCGACTGTTTTGCCTACGATGACGAACTGCGGCGGGGTGGCCACTTCATCGGTGGAGAAGCGCTACAAAGCGTTCGCAATGCGGCGACGCTGCGGTACCAGAACGGTCAAGTCGTCGTCACCGATGGCCCCTTTGCTGAAACTAAAGAGCAGATCGGCGGCATTTTGATGCTGGAGGCCCGCGATCTCAACCACGCCATCCAGCTGATGTCGCACCATCCCGGAGTGCGCAACGGCCCCTTTGAAATTCGCCCAGCGGATGAGGAGATCAACGCCCAAGTTAACGAAAGACAAGCTCTCCAGGTCAACCTCCAGTAA
- a CDS encoding WxcM-like domain-containing protein yields the protein MPSEIKPLNINSTYVVMDGSGNAMPVSVSDTFYEELNFTFGDFKNKRLVSQLNFDRDWGTWEMHPAGEEFVCLISGQIDLILKQNGVENKLPLDTPGSYVIVPKGIWHTAKVHQPCSVLFITPGEGTQNRPV from the coding sequence ATGCCCAGCGAAATCAAGCCCTTAAACATAAACTCCACCTACGTTGTGATGGATGGTAGCGGTAATGCCATGCCAGTGTCAGTAAGCGACACCTTTTATGAAGAACTAAATTTCACCTTTGGAGACTTTAAGAACAAGCGACTTGTCTCTCAACTTAACTTTGACCGCGATTGGGGCACCTGGGAAATGCATCCTGCTGGTGAAGAGTTTGTGTGCCTGATCTCAGGTCAGATTGATCTCATCCTTAAACAGAACGGTGTTGAAAACAAGCTACCGCTAGACACCCCTGGCTCCTATGTGATTGTGCCCAAAGGCATTTGGCACACCGCTAAAGTTCACCAGCCCTGCTCTGTGTTGTTTATTACTCCTGGCGAAGGAACTCAAAACCGACCTGTTTAG
- a CDS encoding DUF899 domain-containing protein, whose product MTTTTLAHPPVVSADTWLAERKALLADEKALTKQRDRVNAKRRRLPMVKLEKTYTFEGPAGEASLLDLFEGRHQLLVYHFMFDPEWENGCTGCTGLVNALGDLSLLGDRDTSFALISRAPLAKLEQYKARQGWTLPWVSSFGSDFNYDFHVTLDEAVAPVQYNYRDQAELASNSEQHFMKGESHGMSVFFHIDDEVFHTYSTYARGCEGLTDAYSLLDLTPYGRQQDFEDSPAGWPQRPTYG is encoded by the coding sequence ATGACTACCACTACTCTTGCCCATCCGCCTGTGGTGTCGGCCGACACCTGGCTGGCGGAACGAAAAGCGCTTTTAGCAGACGAAAAAGCCCTGACCAAACAGCGCGATCGCGTCAATGCCAAGCGCCGCCGCTTGCCCATGGTCAAGCTAGAGAAGACCTACACGTTCGAAGGGCCTGCGGGTGAGGCCAGCCTGCTCGATCTGTTTGAGGGTCGCCACCAGCTGCTGGTTTACCACTTTATGTTTGACCCCGAGTGGGAGAACGGTTGCACGGGCTGTACCGGCCTTGTCAACGCCCTGGGCGATCTAAGTCTGCTGGGCGATCGCGACACCAGCTTCGCACTTATATCCCGCGCGCCCCTGGCCAAGCTTGAGCAATACAAGGCTCGCCAAGGCTGGACTCTACCTTGGGTTTCTTCCTTTGGCAGCGACTTTAACTACGATTTTCACGTCACGCTCGACGAAGCGGTGGCTCCGGTGCAGTACAACTACCGCGACCAGGCGGAGCTGGCTAGCAACTCAGAGCAGCACTTTATGAAGGGCGAAAGCCACGGCATGAGCGTGTTCTTTCACATCGACGACGAGGTTTTTCACACCTACTCGACCTACGCTCGCGGCTGCGAGGGCCTGACCGACGCCTATAGCCTGCTCGATCTCACCCCCTACGGTCGGCAGCAAGACTTTGAGGATTCTCCCGCAGGCTGGCCACAGCGACCGACCTACGGCTAG
- a CDS encoding BON domain-containing protein: MLISLAIGMVVIGLGLALMLVRLPKAGQSGLIAMACLAIMLVGFTQPALAGAVNGAALTDEQLDLNETLQSTPNDSQYEGIEYANVKGTPLGDQEITDRIMNKVPDNLKVGVSNGAVQLSGKVKSRDTARAIIEDVKSIPGVHEVSYDLGLKEITQ, from the coding sequence ATGTTGATATCGTTAGCAATTGGAATGGTGGTGATCGGTTTAGGGTTAGCCCTAATGCTAGTGCGTCTTCCCAAAGCTGGGCAGTCTGGCCTAATCGCTATGGCTTGTTTGGCTATTATGCTGGTTGGCTTCACCCAGCCTGCTCTCGCTGGTGCGGTTAACGGTGCTGCCCTGACCGATGAGCAATTAGACCTCAACGAGACGCTTCAGTCTACCCCCAACGACAGTCAATATGAGGGCATCGAGTATGCCAATGTCAAAGGTACTCCCCTGGGCGATCAGGAAATCACCGACAGAATTATGAACAAAGTTCCTGATAACCTCAAGGTTGGCGTCTCCAACGGTGCTGTACAGCTATCGGGCAAGGTGAAAAGTCGCGACACAGCCCGAGCCATCATTGAAGATGTCAAGTCTATTCCTGGGGTACATGAGGTTTCCTACGATCTAGGCCTCAAGGAAATAACCCAATAA
- a CDS encoding VOC family protein: MGRKIFVNLPTQNLDQAIAFFTQLGFTFNPQFTDETATCMIVSNDIYVMLLTNDKFKTFTPKPICDATKNTEVLICLSCDSREEVDSLVSKAVSSGGSTYNDPQDHGFMYAHGFQDLDGHIWELVYMEPGAIPQ, from the coding sequence ATGGGACGCAAAATTTTTGTCAATCTGCCTACTCAAAACCTCGACCAGGCGATCGCATTCTTTACCCAACTCGGCTTTACATTCAATCCGCAATTTACCGATGAAACCGCTACCTGCATGATTGTCAGCAATGACATTTACGTCATGCTTTTGACCAACGATAAGTTCAAAACCTTTACGCCCAAACCCATTTGCGACGCCACCAAGAATACCGAGGTGCTAATCTGCCTATCCTGCGATAGCCGCGAAGAGGTCGATAGCTTAGTCAGCAAAGCCGTCAGTAGCGGGGGCTCAACCTACAACGACCCTCAAGACCATGGGTTTATGTACGCCCACGGCTTTCAAGATTTAGACGGTCATATTTGGGAGCTGGTGTACATGGAACCCGGCGCTATCCCTCAGTAA
- a CDS encoding YybH family protein, whose amino-acid sequence MTSTITVTRDEAQIRQLITEQANGICAKNLDQIMAHYGSDAVLFDVKPPLQLKGAAAIHQMWESSLPYMPDSSGTEMQDLSITISGDLALAHWMLHYTGVAADHPAAQMWLRITAGYQKRQGEWQILHEHCSIPFNPGC is encoded by the coding sequence ATGACTAGCACGATCACGGTTACCCGCGACGAAGCCCAAATCCGACAGCTAATTACCGAGCAGGCCAACGGTATCTGTGCCAAAAATCTTGACCAAATCATGGCTCACTATGGCTCAGATGCCGTTCTGTTTGATGTTAAGCCGCCGCTCCAGCTCAAGGGTGCCGCTGCCATTCACCAAATGTGGGAAAGCAGTTTACCCTACATGCCCGACTCTTCAGGTACCGAGATGCAGGATCTTAGCATCACCATCAGCGGCGACCTAGCTCTGGCCCACTGGATGCTGCACTATACCGGCGTTGCTGCCGATCATCCGGCGGCGCAGATGTGGTTACGCATCACCGCTGGCTATCAAAAGCGACAGGGTGAATGGCAGATTTTGCATGAGCACTGCTCGATACCTTTTAATCCAGGCTGTTGA
- a CDS encoding VOC family protein, with the protein MKLYSYLNFNGNCEAAFNYYAQVLGGKVGDKMTYGESPMADQTPEDWRDKIMHAQLILGDQELMGADSMPDYFEEPKGTSVLIAIEDPDKAEHVFAALAENGTIKMPIQETFWAARFGMVVDQFGTPWMINCDRAA; encoded by the coding sequence ATGAAACTGTATTCCTACCTCAACTTTAATGGCAATTGCGAGGCCGCGTTTAATTACTATGCACAGGTCTTAGGCGGCAAAGTTGGTGACAAGATGACCTATGGAGAATCGCCAATGGCCGACCAAACACCTGAAGATTGGCGCGACAAAATTATGCACGCTCAGCTGATCCTAGGCGATCAGGAGCTTATGGGAGCTGACAGCATGCCAGACTACTTTGAAGAGCCTAAAGGTACCTCTGTTTTAATTGCCATTGAAGATCCAGATAAGGCTGAGCATGTCTTTGCAGCCCTGGCTGAGAATGGCACTATTAAGATGCCTATTCAAGAAACCTTTTGGGCGGCCCGGTTTGGTATGGTCGTCGATCAGTTTGGCACACCATGGATGATTAACTGCGATCGCGCCGCCTAG
- a CDS encoding YciI family protein — MKYMLLIYSDENVWGEGEQERCYQDSVKLTQDLHAKGQYLGASPLHPVATATSVRMRDGKRLVTDGPFAETREQLGGYFLIEAEDLDEAIAIAGRIPSVHKGTVEIRPLIELTGLPSGQ; from the coding sequence ATGAAATACATGCTGCTGATCTACAGCGATGAGAACGTCTGGGGCGAGGGCGAGCAGGAGCGCTGCTACCAAGATTCGGTCAAACTCACCCAGGATCTGCACGCCAAGGGTCAATATCTGGGCGCGTCGCCGCTGCACCCGGTAGCTACAGCCACCAGTGTGCGGATGCGCGACGGCAAGCGCCTGGTGACCGATGGCCCCTTCGCCGAAACCCGAGAACAGCTCGGCGGTTATTTTCTGATCGAGGCGGAAGATTTGGACGAGGCGATCGCGATCGCCGGCCGCATTCCTTCTGTGCACAAAGGCACCGTCGAAATTCGCCCCTTAATAGAGTTAACTGGCCTGCCATCTGGCCAATAG